A DNA window from Amycolatopsis sp. DSM 110486 contains the following coding sequences:
- a CDS encoding M48 family metalloprotease, which translates to MPKLPRTLSRTLAAAGTLCALTVATAVPAFAAEPAPSTVEQDVTQLYQNVVDLYNGIPASARAGVDALIDSPIDHIGQKQGNAKQKPAADCTEGALLTYANQLASQLTPVEGQAFDALSALGQLYAQGVATDKQPQVFGTDGQYTSRATSAISKLRGFWDIESWNVQLVAWKGTDLGSPAKMAQTFGLGLAPARVKDAAALANKVLFELPVLQGGRNPLLTLNAFSAPADSFGGKRVMLGDGILDTTNLLGFDDVAVEAVLGHEYGHQVDFAHDNFPRNESGEMGPDAYGGYFVAHAKGEAWDARTQQEVTYLNASIGDCQHSHGTPDQRKAAGAWGEKQATGQGNPNKIVPSATMITKFQKEYPKLVPPATDQSQLAAAHS; encoded by the coding sequence GTGCCAAAACTTCCACGCACGCTCAGCAGAACTCTGGCCGCGGCGGGCACGCTGTGCGCGCTCACGGTGGCCACGGCCGTGCCGGCGTTCGCGGCCGAGCCGGCGCCGTCGACGGTCGAGCAGGACGTGACGCAGCTGTACCAGAACGTCGTGGACCTGTACAACGGCATTCCCGCGAGCGCGCGGGCCGGCGTCGACGCGTTGATCGACTCGCCGATCGACCACATCGGCCAGAAGCAGGGCAACGCGAAGCAGAAGCCGGCCGCGGACTGCACCGAGGGCGCGCTGCTCACGTATGCGAACCAGCTCGCCTCGCAGCTCACGCCGGTCGAGGGGCAGGCCTTCGACGCGCTTTCCGCGCTCGGCCAGCTCTACGCGCAGGGTGTCGCCACCGACAAGCAGCCGCAGGTGTTCGGCACCGACGGGCAGTACACGTCGCGCGCCACCTCGGCCATCTCGAAGTTGCGCGGGTTCTGGGACATCGAGAGCTGGAACGTGCAGCTCGTCGCGTGGAAGGGCACCGACCTCGGCAGCCCGGCGAAGATGGCGCAGACCTTCGGCCTCGGCCTCGCGCCGGCGCGCGTGAAGGACGCGGCCGCGCTCGCCAACAAGGTGCTCTTCGAGCTCCCGGTGCTGCAGGGCGGGCGCAACCCGCTGCTCACGCTCAACGCGTTCTCCGCGCCCGCCGACAGCTTCGGCGGCAAGCGCGTGATGCTCGGTGACGGCATCCTCGACACCACCAACCTGCTCGGCTTCGACGACGTCGCGGTGGAAGCCGTGCTGGGCCACGAATACGGCCACCAGGTCGACTTCGCCCACGACAACTTCCCGCGCAACGAGTCCGGCGAGATGGGCCCCGACGCGTACGGCGGCTACTTCGTCGCCCACGCCAAGGGTGAGGCGTGGGACGCCCGCACCCAGCAGGAAGTGACCTACCTCAACGCTTCCATCGGCGACTGCCAGCACAGCCACGGCACCCCCGACCAGCGCAAGGCCGCCGGCGCGTGGGGCGAGAAGCAGGCCACCGGCCAGGGCAACCCGAACAAGATCGTCCCCTCCGCGACGATGATCACCAAGTTCCAGAAGGAATACCCGAAGCTCGTCCCGCCGGCCACCGACCAGTCCCAGCTGGCCGCGGCGCACAGCTGA
- a CDS encoding dihydrofolate reductase family protein yields the protein MAHDTNGPIRLYMSMSLDGFITGPDDRAGQELGKGGGRLFNWLDDRHGDGPSGRIFREAMATGAVISGRRTFELAGRWQGDHHDGVAINVLTHHVDPDDRPPGSARFFTDVGECVAEARAAAGGRAVLVHGAGAAQALLRAGLLDELEIHLVPVLLGGGRRLFDDTRVELRQVRQLTDRDVTHLRYAVAGRPR from the coding sequence ATGGCGCACGACACGAACGGTCCCATCAGGCTCTACATGTCGATGTCACTCGACGGGTTCATCACCGGGCCCGACGATCGGGCCGGGCAGGAGCTCGGAAAGGGCGGCGGGAGGCTGTTCAACTGGCTCGACGACCGCCACGGAGACGGCCCCAGTGGCCGGATCTTCCGCGAGGCCATGGCGACCGGCGCGGTGATCTCGGGGCGGCGGACGTTCGAGCTGGCCGGACGGTGGCAGGGCGACCACCACGACGGCGTGGCGATCAACGTCCTGACGCACCACGTCGATCCGGACGACCGGCCGCCCGGCAGCGCGCGGTTCTTCACCGACGTCGGCGAGTGCGTTGCCGAGGCGCGAGCCGCCGCGGGTGGGCGCGCGGTGCTGGTGCACGGCGCGGGTGCGGCGCAGGCGTTGCTGCGCGCGGGTTTGCTGGACGAGCTGGAGATCCACCTCGTGCCGGTGTTGCTGGGCGGTGGGCGACGGCTGTTCGACGACACGCGCGTCGAGCTGCGGCAGGTCCGGCAGTTGACCGATCGGGACGTCACGCACCTGCGTTATGCCGTGGCGGGCCGCCCCCGCTGA